One window of the Solibacillus isronensis genome contains the following:
- a CDS encoding CheR family methyltransferase → MYRKKLEVRLLLEAVYTLSGYDFRKYNQQSILRRIEHRMRLNNFSSISQLTESIIYDKELLKVLLNDFSINVTEMFRDPSFFRAFREEIIPQLKQLDKIRIWHAGCATGEEVYSMAILLQEEGLLDRTMMYATDMNEDVLKKAEQGAFPLHKMQAYTKNYILAGGTESFSQYYKTDDSFATFQPYLSENIMFAQHNLATDKSFQEFDIIICRNVLIYFTPELQHEVHHLFYDSLARNGYLGLGDKETLQFTPLVSKYRTVNGTERIYQKRF, encoded by the coding sequence ATGTATAGAAAGAAGTTAGAAGTACGATTATTATTGGAAGCAGTTTACACATTATCGGGATATGATTTTCGAAAGTATAATCAACAATCTATATTGCGACGCATTGAACATCGCATGAGACTCAATAATTTTTCATCAATATCACAATTAACCGAATCGATTATATATGATAAAGAGTTGTTAAAAGTATTGCTGAACGATTTTTCAATTAATGTAACTGAAATGTTTCGGGACCCCTCATTCTTTAGGGCGTTCCGGGAAGAGATCATTCCACAGTTGAAACAGCTTGATAAAATACGGATATGGCATGCAGGCTGTGCAACAGGCGAAGAAGTTTATTCAATGGCCATCCTGCTGCAGGAAGAAGGTCTGTTGGATCGTACGATGATGTATGCGACAGATATGAACGAAGATGTGCTGAAAAAAGCAGAGCAAGGTGCCTTCCCTCTTCATAAAATGCAAGCCTATACGAAAAACTATATTTTAGCCGGCGGTACAGAAAGCTTTTCCCAATACTATAAAACGGATGACAGCTTCGCCACGTTTCAACCTTATTTAAGCGAAAACATCATGTTTGCCCAGCATAATCTGGCAACGGATAAATCGTTCCAGGAATTTGATATTATCATTTGCCGCAATGTGCTCATTTATTTTACACCTGAGCTGCAGCATGAAGTGCATCACCTCTTTTATGATAGCTTAGCAAGAAACGGATATCTTGGCTTAGGAGATAAAGAAACATTGCAGTTTACTCCACTCGTATCCAAATACCGCACCGTTAATGGAACGGAGCGTATCTATCAAAAGAGATTTTAA
- a CDS encoding SpoIIE family protein phosphatase: MTILVVDDNQVNLFVIEKILKSDGYEKFVSVQSAKEMFDYLDASNAPKCYDINVILLDVMMPEMDGIEACRILKQNPQWKDIQVIFVTALEDKVKLSEALDVGGIDYITKPINRIELLARIRVGKRLKKELDWHTNQEKIIQRELDLAARVQQSLLSPPVHEPNISITASYLPSSNLAGDLYYWDKLDEDRYAVMLLDMMGHGVSASLVCMYISSVLREAIKKLTDPERVIAELNRYMNLLQNEKENILYYFTGVYFIIDTKKKTVEYVNAGHPKGYALVDGEKTVPITPTSYAVGFVEDIKIEKAIIPYNSSIQIVLFTDGVLEAMGPCELESDKELCKIASNHWSTETSPIDYLLKNEQQHNQPDDMCVLLLRANS; the protein is encoded by the coding sequence ATGACCATTCTTGTTGTAGACGATAACCAAGTTAACCTCTTTGTTATTGAAAAAATATTGAAAAGTGATGGTTATGAGAAGTTTGTTTCCGTACAATCTGCAAAAGAAATGTTTGACTACCTAGATGCATCCAATGCTCCTAAGTGCTATGATATTAATGTTATTTTATTGGATGTTATGATGCCAGAGATGGATGGAATTGAAGCTTGTCGTATTTTAAAACAAAATCCTCAATGGAAAGATATCCAGGTAATTTTCGTCACGGCACTGGAAGATAAGGTGAAGTTGTCGGAAGCTTTAGATGTTGGCGGCATTGATTACATAACGAAACCTATTAATCGAATAGAATTATTAGCCCGTATACGTGTTGGGAAAAGGTTGAAAAAAGAACTGGACTGGCATACAAATCAGGAAAAGATTATTCAAAGAGAGTTGGATCTGGCAGCCCGTGTCCAACAAAGTCTTTTAAGCCCACCAGTTCATGAACCGAATATTTCGATTACCGCTTCTTATTTACCATCATCAAATTTAGCAGGAGATTTATATTATTGGGACAAGCTTGATGAAGATCGCTATGCTGTCATGTTATTGGATATGATGGGGCATGGTGTGTCGGCATCGCTTGTTTGTATGTATATTTCATCTGTTTTGCGTGAGGCTATTAAAAAGCTGACCGACCCTGAACGAGTTATTGCAGAGTTGAATCGTTATATGAATTTACTGCAAAATGAAAAAGAAAATATATTGTATTATTTCACAGGTGTGTATTTTATTATTGATACGAAGAAAAAGACAGTGGAATACGTCAATGCAGGTCATCCAAAAGGCTATGCTTTGGTTGATGGTGAAAAGACTGTACCGATTACGCCGACGAGCTATGCGGTAGGTTTTGTTGAAGATATTAAAATTGAAAAGGCGATTATTCCATATAATTCGTCGATCCAAATTGTCCTCTTTACAGACGGTGTTTTGGAAGCAATGGGTCCATGTGAGCTGGAATCTGATAAAGAGTTATGTAAAATTGCGAGTAACCACTGGTCGACGGAAACTTCACCAATTGACTACTTATTGAAGAATGAACAGCAGCATAATCAACCGGATGATATGTGTGTATTATTATTACGTGCCAACAGTTAA
- a CDS encoding ATP-binding protein: MKKKRKLGIGFKITSGYIILIVCLIVAALVLNNQITSLQKERNDIIKYDSQMRMMSNNLERQILNMESSLHRYLITDDEKHLDKFNEEMATWKASYDELSTIVYDFSSGQEQLEVVHSGIDDWINNIGQPLMKAILANDNEEILATFNGVESSLAISELQQKFTAFRTFETEAIQEKVSELNNQNTALTYSLFAILTLIATVTIVIFTIISRNIAGSINEVTEAIQDMNASDGKVRKRITAKTNDEVKDLVLATNSLLTTLENRQWYQTNLAEVVTAYQGVDTLDELGEVLLKSLTTRTHSVYGAFYIQDIRNHNKFNKISAFAETGDDVGRDSFEVGQGFIGQSVKEKRVLSYDNKDNSFHYLETSLGNIPISNGIIVPVLFGREVVAVFELASLKPYSEQHRELIKEVVVHLGVTINSIIGRMEVIRLLNESQAMTEELQVQSEELQTQSEELKMQTEELTTINERLEERTRDAEQKTHELEKVQVELRQSAEQLRQSSNYKSEFLANMSHELRTPLNSILILSEMLAENHEQHLSEDELEYAKVIHDSGEDLLNLINDILDLSKVEAGKMDLWFREMDVYEIPQHIQNLFLPVANQKGLELSVDVANDLAEIFHTDVKRFHQILNNLLSNALKFTEEGSVTVKVDKAHITPAMRQLSDTWITVSVTDTGIGIPKNKQNIVFESFQQADGATVRKYGGTGLGLSICREVTKLLGGWITLTSTEGQGSTFTVYLPSLPDGNAVQSSISEQEAVYTDATPALPMGVSKSIFDEKHILIVDDDYRNIYALRQALEHKGVHIIEATNGVECLNILQTATRVDAVLMDIMMPEMDGYETMERIRKDLQLHELPIIALTAKAMKQDQDRAFEAGASDYISKPLNLEQLFSVLTVWLTSGESLRNV, from the coding sequence ATGAAGAAAAAACGTAAATTGGGCATTGGCTTCAAAATTACGAGTGGATATATTATTCTCATAGTATGTTTAATCGTTGCGGCGCTTGTCTTGAATAATCAAATAACAAGTTTACAAAAAGAACGAAACGACATTATTAAATATGATTCTCAAATGCGTATGATGTCAAACAATCTGGAACGACAAATTCTTAATATGGAATCCTCCTTACATCGTTATCTAATTACAGACGATGAAAAGCATTTAGATAAGTTTAATGAAGAAATGGCAACATGGAAAGCTTCCTATGATGAATTAAGCACCATTGTTTATGACTTTTCAAGCGGTCAGGAACAGCTGGAAGTAGTACATAGCGGTATCGATGATTGGATTAACAATATTGGACAGCCTCTAATGAAAGCGATACTTGCTAACGATAATGAAGAAATACTTGCAACGTTCAACGGTGTTGAAAGCAGCTTAGCCATTAGTGAGCTGCAACAAAAATTCACTGCTTTCCGTACTTTTGAAACAGAAGCGATTCAAGAAAAAGTTTCGGAGCTTAATAATCAAAATACAGCATTAACGTATAGTCTTTTTGCGATCTTAACATTAATTGCGACTGTGACAATCGTTATTTTCACAATTATTTCACGTAATATTGCCGGTTCGATCAACGAAGTTACTGAAGCGATTCAGGATATGAATGCTTCAGACGGTAAAGTACGTAAACGTATTACTGCCAAAACGAACGATGAAGTAAAAGATCTCGTACTGGCAACGAATTCACTTCTTACAACATTGGAAAACCGTCAATGGTACCAAACGAACTTGGCCGAAGTTGTAACAGCCTACCAAGGTGTCGATACACTTGATGAATTAGGTGAAGTATTGCTGAAATCATTAACGACTCGTACACATTCGGTGTATGGTGCATTTTACATTCAGGATATTCGCAACCATAACAAATTCAATAAAATTTCTGCTTTTGCGGAAACAGGCGATGATGTTGGTCGTGACAGCTTTGAAGTTGGACAAGGCTTCATCGGTCAAAGTGTAAAAGAGAAACGTGTGTTAAGTTATGACAACAAAGATAATAGCTTCCACTACTTAGAAACATCACTTGGAAATATTCCGATCTCGAACGGTATTATCGTTCCTGTACTTTTCGGTAGAGAAGTCGTAGCTGTTTTTGAATTAGCTTCACTTAAGCCTTATAGCGAACAGCATCGCGAGCTTATTAAAGAGGTTGTTGTACATCTAGGTGTAACGATCAACAGTATTATTGGTCGTATGGAAGTTATTCGTCTATTAAATGAATCACAGGCAATGACAGAAGAATTGCAAGTTCAGTCAGAAGAGCTTCAAACACAATCTGAAGAACTGAAAATGCAAACTGAAGAACTGACAACAATTAATGAACGTTTAGAAGAGCGTACACGTGATGCGGAACAAAAAACACATGAACTGGAAAAAGTACAGGTAGAGTTAAGACAAAGTGCTGAACAGCTGCGTCAAAGCTCGAACTACAAATCAGAGTTCCTTGCGAATATGTCTCACGAATTGCGTACACCGCTTAACAGTATTTTAATCTTGTCTGAAATGCTTGCCGAAAACCATGAACAACATCTATCTGAAGATGAGCTGGAATATGCAAAAGTTATCCATGATTCGGGTGAAGATTTACTGAACCTGATTAATGACATTCTGGATTTATCGAAAGTAGAAGCCGGAAAAATGGATTTATGGTTCAGAGAAATGGATGTATATGAAATTCCACAGCATATTCAAAATCTATTCCTGCCGGTAGCAAATCAAAAAGGCTTGGAATTATCTGTTGATGTTGCAAATGATCTTGCGGAAATATTCCATACGGATGTGAAGCGATTCCATCAAATCCTAAATAACCTGCTTTCCAACGCATTGAAGTTTACGGAGGAAGGTTCGGTAACAGTGAAGGTGGATAAAGCACATATAACACCTGCCATGAGACAGCTAAGCGATACATGGATTACAGTTAGTGTGACAGATACCGGTATTGGTATTCCGAAAAATAAACAAAATATTGTATTTGAATCGTTCCAGCAAGCTGACGGTGCCACTGTTCGTAAATATGGCGGTACAGGCTTAGGTTTATCGATTTGCCGTGAAGTTACTAAACTTCTTGGTGGTTGGATTACTTTAACAAGTACTGAAGGCCAAGGTAGTACGTTTACAGTGTACTTGCCAAGCTTACCAGACGGAAATGCAGTTCAATCGAGCATCTCTGAACAGGAAGCAGTTTATACAGATGCCACTCCAGCACTTCCAATGGGTGTATCTAAATCGATATTTGATGAGAAGCATATTTTGATTGTTGATGATGATTACCGTAATATTTATGCGCTTCGTCAGGCATTGGAGCATAAAGGTGTTCACATTATAGAAGCGACTAACGGTGTAGAATGCTTGAATATTTTACAGACGGCAACACGCGTTGATGCTGTTCTGATGGATATTATGATGCCTGAAATGGACGGATATGAAACGATGGAGCGTATCCGCAAAGATTTACAATTACATGAGCTGCCGATTATTGCATTAACAGCAAAAGCGATGAAGCAAGACCAAGACAGAGCATTTGAAGCAGGGGCTTCCGATTATATTAGTAAGCCTTTAAACTTGGAACAACTATTCTCCGTACTAACGGTATGGCTCACAAGTGGGGAAAGTTTACGAAATGTATAG
- a CDS encoding ATP-grasp domain-containing protein — protein MAKIYVIHENDDWTRHLVNRLEELNLPYETWHLDEGIVNLTEAPPEGVFYNRMSASSHTRDHRYAPELTGAVLDWLEFHGRKVLNGSNALRLELSKVKQYTALEKHGIKTPKTIAAVGKQQIVEAAKALNIVPFITKHNRAGKGLGVQLFYSIAALEEHLAKPDYEEPVDGIVLIQEYIESPESYITRVEFIGGEYFYSVQVDTSEGFELCPADVCQIGDLFCPVGEEPKEQRAKFEIVENNETKLLENYANFLKDSGIDVAGIEFIRNAKGEVFTYDVNTNTNYNPDAESKEEKYAMLQLAKFLGQELEKVTAQKVN, from the coding sequence ATGGCAAAAATCTACGTAATCCATGAAAATGATGATTGGACACGTCACTTAGTAAATCGTTTAGAAGAATTAAACTTACCATATGAAACTTGGCATTTAGACGAGGGAATCGTCAACTTAACTGAAGCCCCACCAGAAGGCGTATTCTACAACCGAATGAGTGCCTCATCACATACGCGTGATCACCGTTACGCACCTGAACTGACAGGAGCAGTACTGGACTGGCTTGAATTCCACGGAAGAAAAGTATTGAACGGCAGTAATGCATTACGCTTGGAGTTAAGTAAAGTAAAACAGTATACGGCACTGGAAAAGCACGGAATTAAAACACCGAAAACAATTGCTGCTGTTGGAAAACAGCAAATTGTTGAAGCAGCAAAAGCATTGAATATCGTACCGTTTATTACGAAGCATAATCGTGCAGGAAAAGGATTGGGTGTTCAGCTGTTCTATTCAATCGCTGCACTTGAAGAGCATTTGGCTAAACCGGACTACGAAGAGCCTGTTGATGGAATTGTGCTAATCCAGGAATATATCGAATCACCTGAATCGTACATCACACGTGTTGAATTTATCGGCGGCGAGTATTTCTACTCAGTTCAAGTCGATACATCAGAAGGATTTGAGCTATGTCCTGCAGACGTATGCCAAATTGGCGATTTGTTCTGTCCGGTAGGGGAAGAGCCGAAAGAACAGCGTGCAAAATTTGAAATCGTCGAAAACAACGAAACAAAGCTGCTTGAAAACTATGCAAATTTCCTGAAAGACAGTGGAATTGATGTAGCGGGCATTGAATTTATCCGCAATGCAAAAGGCGAAGTATTTACGTATGATGTTAACACAAATACGAACTACAACCCGGACGCAGAGTCAAAAGAAGAGAAGTATGCAATGCTGCAGCTTGCGAAGTTTTTAGGACAGGAACTGGAAAAAGTAACAGCTCAAAAAGTGAACTAA
- a CDS encoding helix-turn-helix transcriptional regulator: MDRDFIIQITSESLKLIRTENNYTQDKMAEILGISKKTLVQIEKERTYANWTTTIAICALFRHSETLQNRIGGDPMEVIELTAHNVIITPREKTMGGYVWWKNIDEHKKHRLQQNLLSKHYRILDDENYRIISTFEEEVVMEKWQAIKSII; the protein is encoded by the coding sequence ATGGATCGAGATTTTATCATACAAATAACATCGGAAAGTTTGAAACTTATCCGCACTGAAAATAATTATACGCAAGATAAAATGGCTGAAATTTTGGGCATTTCGAAAAAGACACTCGTACAAATCGAGAAAGAGCGCACTTATGCAAACTGGACAACGACGATTGCGATTTGTGCCCTATTCCGCCATAGTGAAACATTGCAAAACCGTATTGGCGGTGATCCGATGGAAGTCATTGAACTTACTGCGCATAATGTCATCATTACCCCGCGCGAAAAAACGATGGGCGGGTATGTATGGTGGAAAAACATCGACGAACATAAAAAACACCGTCTTCAGCAAAATCTTTTAAGCAAGCATTACCGCATTTTAGACGACGAAAACTATCGAATCATTAGTACGTTTGAAGAAGAGGTCGTAATGGAAAAGTGGCAAGCGATAAAATCTATTATTTAA
- a CDS encoding endonuclease Q family protein yields the protein MWKEIYADLHIHIGRTYKGRAVKITGSKNLTLTNILETATSRKGLDLIGIIDCHSPEVIEEVEQLLHEQKATELDEGGIRYKKTTLILGTEIEIYDANCHGPIHVLCYIPTLTKMKQFSNWLQLHQKNIHLSTQRTRCDGRTLQEKVRELDGLFIPAHVFTPFKSLFGKGVKSSLTEVFDPSLIDGIELGLSSDTMMVKGISELAQYSFVTNSDAHSLGKLAREYQKIRLKDANFEELRKALHQIEGRQIIANYGLNPLLGKYHETVCANCGEQLIEEGHSRCPHCGKEQLIKGVAKRIVELTDNPLLEISRPPYIHQVPLDFIPGIGSKTIEKMLDAFGTEMNILHEASLDELKNVIPEKLAVIIDLSRKGEIAITGGGGGIYGKIDTN from the coding sequence ATGTGGAAGGAAATTTATGCGGATTTACATATACATATTGGACGTACTTATAAAGGACGGGCAGTCAAAATAACAGGAAGCAAAAACCTGACGCTGACAAATATTTTGGAAACCGCTACATCGAGAAAAGGATTAGATTTAATCGGCATTATCGATTGTCATTCACCAGAAGTAATCGAAGAAGTAGAACAGCTGCTTCATGAACAAAAAGCAACAGAATTAGATGAAGGCGGAATTCGTTATAAAAAGACGACGCTCATTTTAGGAACTGAAATTGAGATTTACGATGCAAATTGTCATGGACCGATCCATGTCCTTTGCTATATACCAACACTTACGAAGATGAAGCAGTTTTCCAATTGGCTACAGCTTCATCAGAAGAACATCCATTTGAGCACACAGCGGACACGATGTGATGGCCGTACACTGCAGGAAAAAGTTCGTGAACTTGACGGTCTGTTTATTCCGGCACATGTATTTACCCCGTTTAAAAGTCTTTTTGGTAAAGGCGTTAAAAGCAGCTTAACGGAAGTTTTCGATCCATCACTCATTGATGGAATTGAACTTGGTTTAAGTTCGGACACAATGATGGTCAAAGGGATCAGTGAGTTGGCCCAATATAGTTTTGTAACTAATTCGGATGCGCATTCTTTAGGAAAGCTTGCCCGTGAATATCAGAAAATCCGGCTAAAGGATGCTAATTTTGAGGAGCTGAGAAAAGCGCTCCATCAAATTGAAGGAAGACAAATCATAGCCAATTACGGACTCAATCCCCTTCTTGGCAAATATCACGAAACGGTATGTGCCAACTGCGGCGAACAATTAATAGAAGAAGGTCATAGCCGTTGTCCTCATTGCGGAAAGGAACAACTGATCAAAGGCGTTGCAAAAAGAATTGTAGAATTAACGGATAACCCGCTACTGGAAATCAGCAGGCCTCCATACATTCATCAAGTTCCGCTCGATTTTATTCCAGGTATTGGTTCTAAAACAATCGAAAAGATGCTGGATGCTTTTGGTACCGAGATGAATATATTGCATGAGGCTTCATTGGATGAACTGAAAAACGTCATTCCCGAAAAACTCGCAGTGATAATCGACCTATCGAGAAAAGGAGAAATTGCCATAACGGGAGGCGGTGGCGGAATTTACGGGAAAATTGATACGAATTAA
- a CDS encoding DUF2179 domain-containing protein: protein MKEILLILLLQLLYVPLFTLRTIFLVKNITTLASMIGIVEMLIYVFGLSLVFSGDQGFLAMVVYAVGFGLGIIIGTRIEQKLAIGYIYVTINTQKRNEELIQVMRNEGFAVTTYVGEGRDSQRYKYEILTKRNREKELFMLVQHHEPSAFIISYEPKSFKGGFLVKRMKQHKKHK, encoded by the coding sequence ATGAAAGAAATTTTGCTAATTCTATTATTACAACTACTTTACGTTCCTTTATTTACACTGCGTACAATTTTTTTAGTAAAAAATATTACAACGCTCGCTTCAATGATCGGAATCGTTGAAATGCTCATCTATGTGTTTGGTCTGTCTCTTGTTTTCAGCGGCGACCAAGGTTTTCTTGCAATGGTCGTTTATGCGGTCGGTTTTGGTCTAGGGATCATTATCGGAACGCGCATTGAGCAAAAACTGGCGATTGGCTATATTTATGTAACGATCAATACGCAAAAACGCAATGAAGAGCTGATCCAAGTTATGAGAAATGAAGGGTTTGCGGTAACGACATACGTTGGAGAAGGCCGTGACAGCCAGCGTTATAAATATGAAATTTTAACGAAACGGAATCGTGAAAAAGAATTATTTATGCTTGTTCAGCATCATGAGCCATCTGCGTTTATCATTTCATATGAACCGAAATCGTTTAAAGGCGGTTTCTTAGTAAAACGAATGAAGCAGCATAAGAAACATAAATAA